From Bacillus marinisedimentorum:
GCAGCAATGGGATAAGAAACATGATGGTAAAGCTATTGAAAGAATATGATTTGAATGTGGGTGATTTGAAGGTTTATTTTCGGGCGGATTATTCGTAGCGGGTGCCTGACCCCCGGCACTTTAAAGCGCCGGGGGTCAGGCACCGCTTCATTATTTCCTGGACAGGCCGTTCTTCAAAAATTCGATCAAATGGTTAGCTGCAGTTTCAAAATCGTCAACTTTGCTGATTGAAGCGACATCCTGAATATGGGTGAATAAATAGGTCATGATCCGTTTTGTGAACTCTTTGGGAAGGTCTTCCCGCAGTTCATTTTTTTCATATGCGTTTTCAATCAGGTCATGCAAATAATCATTCGCCTGGAAATCCATTGTTTTGATGACTTTTTGGTAAATGTCCGAGTCGTGGTCTTTGATGAAGCTCTGGGAGAACTTGTTGATGTATGGATTGTGCCGGGCGAATTCCAGTCCTGTTTTTGAAAGGATATGGAATAGTGAAAAGATATCTTTATTTTCAAAATCGGCCGGATCGATATGGGCCGCAAAGAACTTCTTTTTTTCTTCCGCCAGCATTTTTACCAGAAATATATATAATCCTTCCTTATTTTTAAAATGATAATAGAAGGAGCCTTTGCTGATGCCGGCTTCTCTTAAAATGGTGTTCAGTGATGCGCTTTCATATCCTTTATCTCCAAACTCGTTAATGGCGGCATCAATGACCTCTTGTTTTTTCTCAAAATCTTTTTCTTCGTTCAACACGTTCACCCCGGTTGCTTCCTAAACGGTTATTTTCCTTGAATTATACAGGTTTTGAAAGGTCAACCACAAAGATAGGGACCTCATCCATACGCCCTGCGCAAAAATAAACGGTACACAACGATATTCAAGAGAATAACGTAGATAAGCCCGATCATGAAATATTGAGTGTATGTCATCAGCAGGACACCTTCGCCATGAATGATGCTGCTGATCATTTTCGCCGGCCAGAATCCCGGTGCGAATGCAAAGAACAGTTCTTTTTTATCTAAGAAAAACAGCGCAATTATTGGAAAGGCGAGGATGGCCCCGCTTCCCTTCATGACAGCGAAACCCTCGATTTTATTTTGTGCGAGTGCATTTATGAGCAGGCCAGTCATCGGAGCTCCCAGCGCTGCAACAAAGGAAATCAGCAGGACATCTGCTGTTTGCAAGTTTCCGATGTCTGAAAACAACATGACATACACCGTCGCAATATAGGTGAGCAAAAAAACGATCACCATCCTGAAAGACAGAAACTGATGAACACTGAGCGGCGTCACCCTGATGGCCGTAAGAAGGTGATCATCCCGGTCTTCAAGGATGGAAAAACCGACTAAGGCGCCGTAAACTTGCGGTGTCAACAGGGTAAGGACAACAATGATCAAGTCAGCATAGTGTTCAATGGAAAAGTTGCTGACATCTGCTATCCAGGGCAGCAGGTACCTGCCGATCAAGCCAAACAGGATAGGATAAAACAGCATGAACTTCATCAACGGATCGCGAAGCCATTTTTTCACTTCACTGTTTACAAAGGCTGAATACATATTAAACACCACTTTCCTTCATGGCGAATTCGTCAAATTTTTTCGTGACAATAGTGAATAAAAGCACGCTTGCAGCAAGTAAATAGCCGGCGGAAAGCCAGAGTTCCCAGCTTTCGATTCCGGTGGTGCCGGCTTCAAGCAGAAGCATCGCAGGCTTGGTCGGAATCACGTAAAGGATATTTTTAATGACATCGCTCGTGATGACACCAAGCTGTTCAAACAGGACAGGCAGCATCATGACAAGCGTGTATTTCACCATGCCAACCAACAGATCGGTAAAATCCCTTGAATGATAAGTGAGCCAGACGCCGATAAGTGAATGGAATAATGCAATCAAGGACACAGCTCCGATCAGTCCCGGCAGGTTGACATCAATTTTTTTGAAAATTACTGCGTATCCATAGAGAAGCAGCAGTGTCAGCACGTTGGACAAAATATTGGCAAGACTCTTGGCTGCCAGGTATTCGACCTTATGAATCGGGGCGACCAGAAATGTTTTAATGACACCTTCCTGTTTTTCAAAAAACATCGTCACCCCGATCATGACCATCGACATAGCGGTGGCGTCAAGAAACACGAGCAGCGGGAAGATGTGAGAAACGTCTTCAATGGAGCTGAAAGCAAGAACACCGATCCATAGGAGGCTTGCAACAAAACTGGCGGCGAGGATATTATATTTTTTCATGCGA
This genomic window contains:
- a CDS encoding TetR/AcrR family transcriptional regulator; translated protein: MNVLNEEKDFEKKQEVIDAAINEFGDKGYESASLNTILREAGISKGSFYYHFKNKEGLYIFLVKMLAEEKKKFFAAHIDPADFENKDIFSLFHILSKTGLEFARHNPYINKFSQSFIKDHDSDIYQKVIKTMDFQANDYLHDLIENAYEKNELREDLPKEFTKRIMTYLFTHIQDVASISKVDDFETAANHLIEFLKNGLSRK
- a CDS encoding ABC transporter permease, whose translation is MNNTFVLFVGELHRMKKYNILAASFVASLLWIGVLAFSSIEDVSHIFPLLVFLDATAMSMVMIGVTMFFEKQEGVIKTFLVAPIHKVEYLAAKSLANILSNVLTLLLLYGYAVIFKKIDVNLPGLIGAVSLIALFHSLIGVWLTYHSRDFTDLLVGMVKYTLVMMLPVLFEQLGVITSDVIKNILYVIPTKPAMLLLEAGTTGIESWELWLSAGYLLAASVLLFTIVTKKFDEFAMKESGV